Proteins co-encoded in one Amia ocellicauda isolate fAmiCal2 chromosome 11, fAmiCal2.hap1, whole genome shotgun sequence genomic window:
- the hdac3 gene encoding histone deacetylase 3, giving the protein MTNRTAYFYDPDVGNFHYGAGHPMKPHRLSLTHSLVLHYGLYKKMMVFKPYKASQHDMCRFHSEDYIDFLQKVSPNNMQGFTKSLNAFNVGDDCPVFPGLFEFCSRYTGASLQGATQLNHKICDIAINWAGGLHHAKKFEASGFCYVNDIVISILELLKYHPRVLYIDIDIHHGDGVQEAFYLTDRVMTVSFHKYGNYFFPGTGDMYEVGAESGRYYCLNVPLRDGIDDQSYRQLFQPVIKQVVDFYQPTCIVLQCGADSLGCDRLGCFNLSIRGHGECVEFVKSFKIPLLVLGGGGYTVRNVARCWTYETSLLVEESISDELPYSEYFEYFAPDFTLHPDVSTRIENQNSRQYLEQIRQTVGENLKMLNHAPSVQIHDVPSDLLSYDRTDEADPDERGSEDNYSRPEAPNEFYDGDHDNDKESDVEI; this is encoded by the exons ATGACGAACAGAACAGCTTATTTTTACGACCCAGACGTGGGGAACTTTCATTATG GTGCTGGACACCCAATGAAACCCCATcgcctctctctcacacacagtctGGTTCTACACTATGGTCTCTACAAGAAGATGATG GTGTTCAAGCCGTACAAAGCCTCCCAGCATGATATGTGCCGTTTCCATTCGGAGGATTACATTGACTTCCTGCAGAAGGTCAGCCCCAACAACATGCAGGGCTTCACCAAGAGCCTGAATGCCTTCAACGTCGGAGACGACTG TCCTGTGTTTCCAGGTCTGTTTGAGTTCTGCTCTCGGTACACAGGGGCCTCGCTACAGGGAGCAACACAGTTAAACCATAAG ATCTGCGATATTGCGATCAACTGGGCTGGAGGCCTCCACCATGCCAAAAAATTTGAG GCGTCTGGATTTTGCTATGTGAACGACATTGTCATCAGCATTCTGGAGTTGTTGAA GTACCACCCACGCGTCCTATACATTGACATCGACATTCACCACGGTGACGGCGTGCAGGAGGCCTTTTACCTCACCGACCGCGTCATGACCGTGTCCTTCCACAAGTATGGGAACTACTTTTTCCCTGGGACAG GTGACATGTATGAAGTGGGTGCGGAGAGCGGTCGATATTACTGCCTGAACGTCCCGCTGCGAGATGGGATCGACGACCAGA GTTACAGACAATTATTCCAGCCAGTCATTAAGCAGGTGGTGGACTTCTACCAGCCGACCTGTATTGTTCTTCAG TGTGGGGCTGATTCTCTGGGCTGTGACAGACTGGGCTGCTTCAATCTCAGTATAAGGGGCCATGG GGAGTGCGTGGAGTTTGTGAAGAGCTTTAAAATCCCCCTGCTGGTGTTGGGAGGCGGAGGATATACCGTCCGTAATGTGGCTCGATGCTG GACCTACGAGACGTCGCTGCTGGTTGAAGAGTCAATCAGTGACGAGCTGCCGTATAGTG AGTACTTTGAATATTTTGCCCCAGACTTCACACTGCACCCTGACGTCAGCACCAGGATAGAAAACCAGAACTCCAGACAG TACCTGGAGCAGATCCGACAGACAGTGGGTGAGAATCTGAAGATGCTCAACCACGCGCCCAGTGTCCAGATCCACGACGTGCCCTCCGACCTGCTGAGCTACGACCGGACGGACGAGGCAGACCCAGATGAGAGAGGCTCAGAGGACAACTACTCCAG GCCAGAAGCACCCAATGAGTTCTACGATGGTGACCATGACAACGACAAAGAGAGCGATGTGGAGATCTGA
- the myot gene encoding myotilin, with amino-acid sequence MSTPLRTACNMTQVQKKTTTMSLTISSCSRESSSSTTFQQRHSSLVQPLCISPQRTQSPSYSQQFAGNGGVAPTFIKCLHDISTVKGQLVVLECRIRGTPPLHVMWYREEELIVDSADFRILRKKASSVSVPEEVCTLVITEAFPEDSGMFKCVASNQFGTVSCSALLEVYSGLDEVLALEETSCFPAAPGPEDFPAFMCDTAEIPPPEWPESPEDEDGPVFESPMERTPEVQQHRDIFPGERQHPVPVESSRRAWSRDSSEASAVLPLVEEKQLSSKLTARRSEPSGQPDPTGTMSITNLPSFSPTAYPPSAFNYERPRHFIQSQPRFQAPSYEQACQGQSVYPNGQKPSPSSSTLSSPVSTPSSSLGSPRDPPAPRPTSPSRTPMRSSVTLVPKVPAGQPRSPAAFLSSVLPCQPVSQAKPASVAPPRPASPVYSPRTPTPPSISPMVPKTTPVPQHPAPPAPPKLPPSYRQSPASEKPIFKKSPRQTIHSTDEEIQGSKDALIQDLENKLRCKEARRRNGSQKLTYEERMARRLLGPDNVASVFDIENSQDSHSGQNSPDGKHTGTGQLRNRQDSGTQDSETAAIQEKCYAPRFIQVPQDLTVEEGRFCRIDFKVGGLPTPDVVWYLNGKPIRPDDYHKMLVCEKGVHSFIIEIVTVHHAGVYECVARNRAGESRFSLRLDVIAQELLRPPVFLQKMQNSRALEGDTVRLECRVSASPLPQLYWKKDKDMLCMEPDRMSLYEDNSGRICLLIERVQKADAGWYTVSAINEAGMSTCNARLDVGTRLNKAVPAGKHLKVRPTFSQYSVLNGQGADERQSRSPEGTMQNAPLYESDEL; translated from the exons ATGTCGACACCCCTCAGAACTGCCTGTAATATGACACA GGTCCAGAAGAAGACAACCACAATGTCACTGACCATTTCGTCCTGCTCACGGGAGTCGTCCTCGAGCACCACCTTCCAGCAGAGACACTCCAGCCTGGTCCAGCCGCTGTGCATCAGCCCTCAGCGG ACCCAGAGTCCATCCTACAGCCAGCAATTTGCAGGGAACGGAGGAGTGGCCCCCACATTTATAAAG TGCCTCCATGACATCAGCACAGTGAAGGGCCAGCTGGTGGTCCTGGAATGCCGTATCCGAGGGACGCCCCCTCTGCACGTGATGTGGTACCGAGAGGAAGAGCTGATAGTGGACTCAGCGGACTTCCGCATCCTCAGGAAGA AAGCCAGTTCCGTTTCAGTTCCTG AGGAGGTGTGCACTCTGGTTATTACCGAGGCCTTTCCAGAGGATTCTGGGATGTTTAAATGTGTGGCCAGTAATCAGTTTGGCACAGTGTCCTGCAGTGCTCTATTGGAAGTCTACTCAG GTCTGGACGAGGTGCTGGCTCTGGAGGAGACTTCCTGCTTCCCAGCCGCTCCCGGCCCAGAAGACTTCCCGGCCTTCATGTGCGACACTGCTGAGATCCCGCCCCCAGAGTGGCCCGAGAGCCCAGAGGACGAGGACGGCCCCGTGTTTGAGTCCCCCATGGAAAG gactcCAGAAGTACAGCAGCACAGGGATATTTTCCCAGGAGAACGGCAGCACCCTGTCCCGGTAGAGAGCAGCCGCAGGGCTTGGTCTAGGGACTCTTCTGAAGCCTCGGCTGTGTTGCCACTGGTCGAGGAGAAACAATTATCGTCCAAACTAACAGCCAGGCGTAGCGAGCCCAGCGGCCAGCCAGACCCCACCGGCACTATGAGCATCACCAACCTCCCTTCCTTCTCCCCCACAGCCTACCCCCCCAGCGCCTTCAACTACGAGCGGCCGCGACACTTCATCCAGTCTCAGCCCCGCTTCCAGGCCCCGAGCTATGAGCAAGCCTGCCAAGGCCAGTCTGTCTACCCCAATGGCCAGAAGCCCTCCCCATCCTCCTCCACGCTCAGCTCTCCGGTTTccactccctcctcctcccttgggtCCCCCAGAGATCCCCCTGCCCCTCGGCCCACCTCCCCATCTCGCACCCCCATGCGGTCCAGCGTCACCCTGGTGCCCAAAGTCCCCGCTGGCCAACCTCGATCTCCGGCTGCCTTCCTCAGTTCGGTCCTGCCCTGCCAGCCAGTCTCCCAGGCCAAGCCAGCCTCCGTGGCCCCACCTAGGCCTGCCTCTCCCGTTTACTCTCCACGCACCCCAACTCCCCCCAGCATCTCCCCCATGGTGCCAAAGACCACCCCTGTTCCTCAACATCCTgcaccccctgcccctcccAAGCTTCCTCCTAGTTACAGACAGTCTCCAGCCTCAGAAAA GCCCATCTTCAAGAAGTCCCCTCGGCAGACAATCCACTCCACTGATGAAGAGATCCAGGGCTCCAAGGACGCCCTCATCCAGGACCTGGAAAATAAACTTCGCTGCAAGGAGGCTCGGAGGAGGAATGGAAGCCAG AAGCTGACCTATGAGGAGAGGATGGCTCGCAGGTTGCTGGGCCCAGATAACGTAGCCTCTGTGTTCGATATTGAGAACTCCCAGGACTCGCACTCGGGGCAG AACTCCCCAGATGGCAAGCACACCGGCACTGGACAGCTGAG AAACAGACAGGACTCCGGGACGCAGGACAGTGAGACGGCTGCCATCCAGGAGAAGTGCTACGCCCCTCGCTTCATTCAGGTGCCCCAGGACCTCACTGTGGAGGAGGGACGCTTCTGCCGGATCGACTTTAAG gTTGGGGGCCTACCTACTCCTGACGTGGTCTGGTATCTGAACGGGAAGCCCATCCGCCCAGATGACTACCACAAGATGCTCGTGTGTGAGAAGGGCGTGCACTCCTTCATCATAGAGATCGTGACGGTGCATCACGCCGGGGTGTATGAGTGCGTGGCCAGGAACCGCGCAGGGGAGAGTCGCTTCTCCCTTCGTCTGGATGTCATTG CCCAGGAGCTGCTGCGCCCCCCGGTGTTCCTCCAGAAGATGCAGAACTCGCGGGCTCTGGAGGGGGACACCGTGAGGCTGGAGTGCAGGGTCTCGGCCTCTCCGCTCCCACAGCTTTACTGGAAGAAAGACAAGGACATGTTGTGCATGGAGCCAGACAGGATGAG CCTGTATGAGGACAACAGTGGGCGGATCTGCCTGCTGATCGAGAGGGTGCAGAAGGCCGACGCGGGTTGGTACACTGTATCCGCCATCAACGAAGCTGGCATGTCCACCTGCAACGCCAGACTGGATGTGGGGA CCCGCTTGAACAAGGCTGTCCCTGCAGGCAAGCACCTAAAAGTGCGCCCCACGTTCAGCCAGTACTCGGTCCTGAACGGGCAAGGAGCCGATGAGAGGCAGTCCCGGAGTCCAGAGGGCACCATGCAGAACGCGCCCCTGTACGAGAGTGACGAGCTATAG